The Micromonospora krabiensis genome window below encodes:
- a CDS encoding pyridoxamine 5'-phosphate oxidase family protein codes for MASWSEFAADEPRLADGIRVLLQQYGPGFGYLATVRADGGPRVHPVSPVITDEGLFCFIIDSPKRRDLERDGRYALHSFPPEESDDEAYVAGHARPVTDQARVARLAAGANAAPQVDWRLFEFSVDVAMLARRDSGSAGGPGEGHGRPAVQVWLDPHATDQPAPTPVRPQPRPARRDRVRDVHPSAA; via the coding sequence ATGGCTTCCTGGTCCGAATTCGCCGCTGACGAGCCCCGGCTCGCCGACGGGATCCGCGTTCTCCTGCAGCAGTACGGTCCGGGCTTCGGCTACCTGGCCACGGTCCGTGCCGACGGCGGGCCCCGGGTGCACCCGGTGTCGCCGGTGATCACCGACGAGGGGCTCTTCTGCTTCATCATCGACTCGCCCAAGCGGCGTGACCTGGAGCGCGACGGCCGCTACGCGCTGCACTCCTTCCCGCCCGAGGAGAGCGACGACGAGGCCTACGTCGCCGGGCACGCCCGTCCGGTGACCGACCAGGCCCGGGTGGCCCGCCTGGCGGCCGGCGCCAACGCCGCCCCGCAGGTCGACTGGCGGCTCTTCGAGTTCAGCGTCGACGTGGCGATGCTCGCGCGACGCGACTCGGGCAGCGCCGGCGGCCCCGGCGAGGGGCACGGCCGCCCCGCCGTGCAGGTCTGGCTCGACCCGCACGCCACCGACCAGCCGGCGCCGACGCCGGTCCGGCCGCAGCCCCGCCCGGCCCGCCGCGACCGGGTCCGCGACGTCCACCCGTCCGCCGCCTGA
- a CDS encoding hemolysin family protein, with protein sequence MAELLLTVLLLLGNAFFVGSEFALIASRRTVLEPLAATSQRARWALSAMNQIPLMIAGAQLGITVCSLGLGAIAEPALAHLLESPFHTVGLPDRAVHPVAFVLALGMVVFLHTVVGEMVPKNITLAGPEPAALWLGPAMLAFCVATKPLLLAMKWAARHVLRLWRIEATETVKTVFTAEELAGLVAQARTEGLLDAEEHARITGALALHSRTAADALQPWSTVVTVAEDVSPASLEVLSTRTGRSRFPVVQRATRRVLGFVHVKDVLGYAGPARRAPVPADVYRPLAVVPPERTLADLLLAMRRERRHMVLVSDGRLPLGVVTLDDVLTAIVG encoded by the coding sequence ATGGCTGAGCTGCTGCTGACCGTGCTGCTGCTGCTCGGCAACGCGTTCTTCGTGGGCAGCGAGTTCGCGCTGATCGCGTCCCGGCGTACGGTGCTGGAACCGCTGGCCGCCACCTCGCAGCGGGCCCGCTGGGCACTGTCGGCGATGAACCAGATCCCGTTGATGATCGCCGGGGCGCAGCTCGGCATCACGGTGTGCTCGCTGGGGTTGGGGGCGATCGCCGAACCGGCGCTGGCCCACCTGCTGGAGTCGCCGTTCCACACCGTGGGCCTGCCGGACCGGGCGGTCCATCCGGTGGCCTTCGTGCTCGCCCTCGGGATGGTGGTCTTCCTGCACACCGTGGTCGGCGAGATGGTGCCGAAGAACATCACCCTCGCCGGCCCGGAGCCCGCCGCGCTGTGGCTCGGGCCGGCGATGCTCGCCTTCTGCGTGGCCACGAAGCCGCTGCTGCTGGCGATGAAGTGGGCCGCCCGCCACGTGCTGCGGCTGTGGCGGATCGAGGCGACCGAGACGGTGAAGACCGTGTTCACGGCGGAGGAGTTGGCCGGGCTGGTCGCGCAGGCGCGTACGGAGGGGCTGCTGGACGCCGAGGAGCACGCCCGCATCACCGGTGCGCTCGCCCTGCACAGCCGGACCGCGGCCGATGCCCTGCAACCGTGGTCGACGGTGGTGACGGTGGCCGAGGACGTCTCACCGGCCTCGCTGGAGGTGCTGTCGACCCGCACCGGCCGGTCGCGCTTCCCGGTGGTGCAGCGGGCCACCCGCCGGGTCCTCGGGTTCGTGCACGTCAAGGATGTGCTCGGGTACGCCGGGCCGGCCCGACGGGCGCCGGTGCCCGCCGACGTCTACCGGCCGCTGGCGGTCGTTCCGCCGGAGCGTACGCTCGCCGACCTGCTGCTCGCGATGCGGCGCGAGCGGCGGCACATGGTCCTGGTCAGCGACGGCCGGCTTCCCCTCGGTGTCGTCACGCTCGATGACGTATTGACGGCCATCGTCGGCTGA
- a CDS encoding C40 family peptidase — MAHHAPRRPSAWPATAGHPTAAPRPRWSRFTTALAALIGVAVVLTGGATAAHADPSVAEIERQIDEDWNQLEPVIEKHNATRIELAAKRKQADALAARIKPLQAQVDQAMDKVSALAVRAYKGENVSTINAVLGSHSPGEVVGQLELLDRFAYNQQQDVRQVADLRDELARQKAPLDEMVAHLARTEAQLAAKKKQINAEIDRLQKLRIKVYGNGGGGSLRPAPCPATYPGGGAGIAVKFACAQIGKPYVWGAEGPNSYDCSGLMLAAWAKAGVSLPHNAAQQSRVTKDVSRADLRPGDLVFYYSDIHHVGMYVGGGWVVHASQAGVPIKMKKVDDGPIHSYGRPG, encoded by the coding sequence GTGGCCCACCATGCTCCGCGGCGTCCGTCCGCCTGGCCGGCGACAGCCGGTCACCCGACGGCTGCGCCGCGCCCACGCTGGTCCCGTTTCACCACCGCCCTCGCCGCCCTGATCGGCGTCGCCGTCGTCCTCACCGGCGGCGCGACCGCGGCGCACGCCGACCCGTCGGTCGCCGAGATCGAGCGCCAGATCGACGAGGACTGGAACCAGCTCGAACCCGTCATCGAGAAGCACAACGCGACCCGGATCGAGCTGGCCGCCAAGCGCAAGCAGGCCGACGCGCTGGCCGCCCGGATCAAGCCCCTCCAGGCCCAGGTCGACCAGGCCATGGACAAGGTGAGCGCGCTCGCGGTCCGCGCCTACAAGGGCGAGAACGTCTCCACCATCAACGCCGTGCTCGGCAGCCACAGCCCGGGTGAGGTGGTCGGCCAGCTGGAGCTGCTCGACCGCTTCGCGTACAACCAGCAGCAGGACGTTCGCCAGGTCGCCGACCTGCGCGACGAGCTGGCCCGGCAGAAGGCGCCGCTGGACGAGATGGTCGCGCACCTCGCCCGCACCGAGGCCCAGCTCGCCGCGAAGAAGAAGCAGATCAACGCCGAGATCGACCGGCTGCAGAAGCTGCGGATCAAGGTGTACGGCAACGGCGGTGGCGGCTCGCTGCGGCCGGCGCCCTGCCCGGCCACCTACCCGGGTGGCGGGGCCGGAATCGCCGTCAAGTTCGCCTGCGCCCAGATCGGCAAGCCCTACGTCTGGGGTGCCGAGGGTCCCAACTCGTACGACTGCTCGGGTCTGATGCTCGCCGCGTGGGCGAAGGCCGGGGTCTCGCTACCGCACAACGCCGCGCAGCAGAGCCGGGTGACGAAGGACGTCAGCCGGGCCGACCTACGCCCGGGCGACCTGGTGTTCTACTACAGCGACATCCACCACGTCGGCATGTACGTCGGTGGCGGCTGGGTGGTGCACGCCTCGCAGGCCGGCGTACCGATCAAGATGAAGAAGGTCGACGACGGCCCGATTCACAGCTACGGCCGACCCGGCTGA
- a CDS encoding class I SAM-dependent methyltransferase, which translates to MDEGVDLSSSFGAAAAAYAEHRPDYAQAAVRWVLDAAPGPRVLDLGAGTGKLTATLVALGVDVVAVEPDPAMLSELRRTLPAVRAVPGSAEAIPLPDASVDAVLAGNALHWFDMPVAGPEIARVLAPGGILAGLWNVLDDRVDWIAGLERVSGSAAIGPRDTRGRWRAATADLHLPRTGTARFGSPEQAEFPHGQRRTADSLAATLATRAGMLVMPAPDREAALDRIRAFLATRSETADGEFTLPMLTGVLRVRRR; encoded by the coding sequence GTGGATGAGGGCGTCGATCTCAGCTCGTCGTTCGGTGCGGCGGCTGCCGCGTACGCCGAGCACCGTCCGGACTACGCGCAGGCCGCGGTGCGCTGGGTGCTCGACGCCGCGCCCGGCCCACGGGTGCTCGACCTCGGCGCCGGAACGGGCAAGCTGACCGCCACGCTGGTCGCGCTGGGGGTCGACGTCGTCGCGGTCGAACCCGACCCGGCGATGTTGAGCGAACTGCGTCGTACGCTGCCGGCCGTGCGGGCCGTTCCGGGCAGTGCCGAGGCCATCCCACTGCCGGACGCGTCCGTCGACGCCGTGCTCGCGGGCAACGCCCTGCACTGGTTCGACATGCCCGTCGCGGGACCGGAGATCGCCCGGGTTCTCGCGCCCGGGGGCATCCTGGCCGGGCTGTGGAACGTCCTGGACGACCGGGTCGACTGGATCGCCGGGCTCGAACGGGTCAGCGGGAGCGCCGCCATCGGCCCCCGTGACACTCGTGGCAGGTGGCGCGCCGCGACCGCGGACCTGCACCTCCCACGGACCGGTACGGCCCGGTTCGGCTCGCCGGAGCAGGCCGAGTTCCCGCACGGGCAGCGCCGCACCGCCGACTCCCTCGCCGCGACACTCGCGACGCGCGCGGGGATGCTGGTCATGCCGGCGCCGGACCGGGAGGCCGCGCTCGACCGGATCCGCGCCTTCCTCGCGACGAGGTCGGAGACCGCCGACGGGGAGTTCACCCTTCCGATGCTGACCGGGGTGCTGCGCGTACGACGGCGCTGA
- a CDS encoding TolB-like translocation protein, producing the protein MTAQLREALRAAAADVPTYPVHDRALATARRSRRRAVLAAIAALVLVALAGAVLPLARTPAVDPAADADARLPDRIALPPLGTLHATDRPRPGPASVIFSGSSPRLRGWFRSAVVGVVGADSDRYRVLSTENESPAGEQVVLSAEGRYVATPSNSRDQPGIDVVDLVTGRTRQLRSAVADSVESDPLAWSPDGGRLVVRDKKPVASDGATYTSVLSIVTLDGERWTRLAEGAEEAHFGSAVAFAQDGTRLAYQYGATVGVADVDGRELSSFPLAGETWLAGKGAWAPDGTLTLVSREAGTTDWNLRRVDPQGRDAGALRLPDVGGVAAIRLLGWNTGDSALVVAYQPDPVMLDRFAQPLPMNQRTVHPDVRTVTVLALTPGAPAPRVVMTAPDQVLAVDVADEVIHSGRTRDARPPGGVGARFWYWAFLAAVVVTGLVAWRGREALALWRDNRRIRRARGLRR; encoded by the coding sequence ATGACCGCGCAACTTCGGGAGGCGCTCCGGGCCGCCGCGGCGGACGTGCCCACGTATCCGGTCCACGATCGGGCGCTAGCCACCGCCCGCCGCTCCCGCCGCCGCGCCGTCCTCGCGGCGATTGCCGCCTTGGTGCTGGTCGCGCTGGCCGGGGCAGTGCTGCCGTTGGCGCGTACGCCCGCTGTCGATCCTGCGGCCGATGCGGACGCCCGGCTTCCCGACCGGATCGCGCTGCCGCCGCTCGGCACGCTGCACGCCACCGACCGACCCCGCCCCGGTCCCGCCTCGGTCATCTTCAGCGGCTCGTCGCCGCGTCTGCGGGGCTGGTTCCGGAGCGCCGTGGTCGGTGTGGTGGGCGCTGACTCCGACCGCTACCGGGTCCTCTCCACGGAGAACGAGTCGCCGGCCGGCGAGCAGGTGGTGCTGTCCGCCGAGGGCCGGTACGTGGCCACACCGTCCAACTCCCGCGACCAGCCCGGGATCGACGTCGTCGACCTGGTCACCGGGCGCACTCGGCAGCTCCGCAGCGCCGTAGCCGACAGCGTCGAAAGTGATCCGCTGGCCTGGTCACCGGACGGGGGACGGCTCGTCGTTCGCGACAAGAAGCCGGTGGCCTCCGACGGCGCGACCTACACCTCCGTGCTGAGCATCGTCACCCTCGACGGCGAGCGGTGGACGCGGCTGGCCGAGGGCGCCGAGGAGGCCCACTTCGGCTCGGCGGTCGCCTTCGCGCAGGACGGCACGCGCCTCGCCTACCAGTACGGCGCCACCGTCGGGGTCGCCGACGTCGACGGGCGGGAGTTGTCCTCGTTCCCGTTGGCCGGCGAGACGTGGCTGGCAGGCAAGGGTGCGTGGGCGCCGGACGGCACCCTGACGCTGGTCAGCCGGGAGGCGGGCACCACGGACTGGAACCTGCGCCGCGTCGACCCGCAGGGCCGGGACGCCGGCGCACTGCGCCTGCCGGACGTCGGGGGCGTGGCCGCGATTCGGTTGCTCGGCTGGAACACGGGCGACTCGGCGCTGGTGGTGGCCTATCAGCCGGATCCGGTCATGCTCGACCGGTTCGCCCAGCCACTGCCGATGAACCAACGTACCGTCCACCCCGACGTCCGGACGGTCACCGTGCTCGCGCTCACGCCGGGCGCGCCCGCACCACGGGTCGTGATGACCGCACCCGATCAGGTTCTCGCCGTCGACGTGGCCGACGAGGTGATCCACTCCGGTCGGACCCGCGACGCCCGTCCACCCGGTGGTGTGGGCGCCCGCTTCTGGTACTGGGCGTTCCTGGCCGCCGTCGTGGTGACGGGCCTCGTGGCCTGGCGCGGTCGGGAGGCCTTGGCGCTGTGGCGCGACAACCGGCGCATCAGACGTGCGCGCGGACTGAGGCGTTGA
- a CDS encoding C40 family peptidase: MPVATMPPHRHAPGRSVRPGGLRRAAHRLLTLVAAAAVGAGMLAAPAHAEPTVDEIEAQIDKQWEQLEPTIEQYNKVRAQLKVNRKKSADLEKKIQPLALQSELAMSRVGDLASRYYIEGPSQDIGALLVSAKPSTLTEQLTMLDRLAKQERKELEGVLKVRAKFDSEKQKLDALIATQVKQQDELAAKKKKIDAEIKRLEKTLPVTTVKTAACPTVNGVVSAAARTAIKTACQQVGDPYVWGATGPNSFDCSGLTQYAYKAAGISLTHFTGAQWNEGKAVPRSEARPGDLVFFFSDLHHVGLYLGNDKMVHAPRAGKPVQVASINNMPVAGFRRPS, from the coding sequence GTGCCGGTGGCAACCATGCCCCCCCATCGTCACGCACCGGGACGATCCGTTCGTCCGGGTGGCCTGCGCCGGGCCGCCCACCGCCTGCTCACCTTGGTCGCCGCCGCGGCCGTCGGTGCCGGCATGCTCGCCGCACCCGCGCACGCGGAGCCCACGGTCGACGAGATCGAGGCACAGATCGACAAGCAGTGGGAGCAGTTGGAGCCCACCATCGAGCAGTACAACAAGGTGCGGGCGCAGCTGAAGGTCAACCGGAAGAAGTCGGCTGACCTGGAGAAGAAGATCCAGCCTCTCGCGTTGCAGAGCGAGCTGGCCATGAGCCGGGTGGGCGACCTCGCCTCCCGCTACTACATCGAAGGTCCGTCACAGGACATCGGCGCGCTGCTGGTCAGCGCCAAGCCGAGCACCCTCACCGAGCAGCTCACCATGCTTGACCGGCTGGCCAAGCAGGAGCGCAAGGAGCTCGAGGGGGTGCTCAAGGTCCGCGCGAAGTTCGACTCCGAGAAGCAGAAGCTCGACGCGCTGATCGCCACCCAGGTCAAGCAGCAGGACGAGTTGGCGGCGAAGAAGAAGAAGATCGACGCCGAGATCAAGCGGCTCGAGAAGACGCTGCCGGTGACCACGGTCAAGACGGCGGCGTGCCCGACCGTGAACGGTGTCGTCAGCGCGGCCGCCCGGACCGCGATCAAGACCGCCTGCCAGCAGGTCGGCGACCCGTACGTCTGGGGTGCCACCGGGCCGAACTCGTTCGACTGCTCCGGTCTGACCCAGTACGCCTACAAGGCCGCCGGGATCAGCCTGACCCACTTCACCGGTGCCCAGTGGAACGAGGGCAAGGCCGTCCCGCGCTCTGAGGCGCGCCCTGGTGACCTGGTCTTCTTCTTCAGTGACCTCCACCATGTCGGCCTCTATCTGGGCAACGACAAGATGGTGCACGCGCCGCGAGCCGGTAAACCGGTCCAGGTGGCGAGCATCAACAACATGCCCGTCGCCGGGTTCCGCAGACCCAGCTGA
- a CDS encoding N-acetylmuramoyl-L-alanine amidase: MPASVLTRSRNAVLAAALVAATTAPIGGGPAAAAPTDDRQRQYAAAAAEYGVPEEILLGVSYLESRWDTHAGTPSTSGGYGPLHLTDAASVASAPTTAHVGPHEDPRGDDARPLTVRPPEAAGPVDDAPAAAALSTLGAAAALTGATTERLRTEPAANIRGGAALLAVYQRELGGPVGSGTDPAAWYAAVARYSGADREDTAAAFADEVYAQIRSGASRRTDDGHQVTLTPRAVEPDTGALHRLGLRPGDRPDGLECPVGLGCEWIPAPYEQYGPGTGDYGNHDLGNRPKQQKIEYIVIHDTEGYYGPSVDLVKRADYLGWHYTLRSVDGHVAQHVKTKDVGWQAGNWYVNAKSVGIEHEGFAAHGTWYTEAMYRTSAKLVRYLALRLGIPLDRQHIIGHDNVPGTVASTVAGMHWDPGPYWDWSHYFDLLRAPFRTTGTARTGLVTIDPDVAANQPAFVGCNQQPPGVPTPPPPAEPCPLRGSSAVILHSAPSHDAPLVNDLGERPDGTPNTMYVADHGARASAGQTYAVAEVRGDWTAIWYLGQKAWFHNPASARTARWATGFVVTPKPGKATIPVYGRAYPEQSAYPAGVPYQAISPLQYTFAAGQRYALGGIVPSEYYRAVTFGGSSPGDWTVVRGELRYAQVQFGHRIMYVNLDDVRILPSPVGAPR; encoded by the coding sequence ATGCCCGCTTCAGTCCTGACCAGGAGCAGGAACGCCGTGCTCGCCGCCGCGCTGGTCGCCGCGACGACCGCGCCGATCGGTGGTGGCCCGGCCGCCGCCGCCCCGACCGACGACCGCCAGCGGCAGTACGCCGCCGCGGCGGCCGAGTACGGCGTGCCGGAGGAGATCCTGCTCGGTGTCTCCTACCTGGAGTCCCGCTGGGACACCCACGCCGGCACACCGAGTACGAGCGGCGGCTACGGTCCGTTGCACCTCACCGACGCTGCCTCCGTCGCGTCCGCACCCACCACCGCCCACGTCGGCCCGCACGAGGACCCGCGCGGCGACGACGCACGACCGCTGACCGTCCGCCCGCCCGAGGCCGCCGGCCCGGTCGACGACGCCCCGGCGGCCGCCGCGCTGTCGACCCTGGGGGCCGCGGCAGCGCTCACCGGCGCCACGACCGAGCGCCTGCGCACCGAGCCGGCCGCCAACATCCGCGGTGGGGCCGCGCTGCTCGCCGTGTACCAGCGGGAACTGGGCGGCCCGGTCGGGTCCGGTACCGACCCGGCGGCCTGGTACGCCGCGGTCGCCCGCTACTCCGGCGCGGACCGGGAGGACACCGCGGCCGCCTTCGCCGACGAGGTGTACGCGCAGATCAGGTCCGGCGCGAGCCGGCGCACCGACGACGGGCACCAGGTCACGCTCACCCCGCGGGCCGTCGAGCCGGACACCGGGGCCCTGCACCGGCTGGGCCTGCGACCCGGCGACCGGCCGGACGGGCTGGAGTGCCCGGTCGGCCTGGGCTGCGAGTGGATCCCGGCCCCCTACGAGCAGTACGGCCCCGGCACCGGCGACTACGGCAACCACGACCTGGGCAACCGGCCGAAGCAGCAGAAGATCGAGTACATCGTCATCCACGACACCGAGGGCTACTACGGCCCCAGCGTCGACCTGGTGAAGCGGGCCGACTACCTGGGCTGGCACTACACGCTGCGCTCGGTCGACGGGCACGTCGCGCAGCACGTGAAGACCAAGGACGTCGGCTGGCAGGCCGGCAACTGGTACGTCAACGCCAAGTCCGTCGGCATCGAGCACGAGGGCTTCGCCGCGCACGGCACCTGGTACACCGAGGCGATGTACCGCACCTCGGCGAAGCTGGTGCGCTACCTGGCGCTGCGGCTCGGCATCCCGCTGGACCGGCAACACATCATCGGGCACGACAACGTTCCCGGGACCGTGGCGTCCACCGTCGCCGGCATGCACTGGGACCCGGGCCCGTACTGGGACTGGTCACACTACTTCGACCTGCTCCGGGCGCCGTTCCGCACCACCGGCACGGCGCGGACCGGACTGGTGACCATCGACCCGGACGTCGCCGCCAACCAGCCCGCCTTCGTCGGCTGCAACCAGCAGCCGCCCGGCGTGCCGACCCCGCCCCCGCCGGCGGAGCCGTGCCCGCTGCGCGGCTCGTCCGCGGTGATCCTGCACAGCGCGCCGAGCCACGACGCGCCCTTGGTCAACGACCTCGGCGAGCGGCCGGACGGCACGCCGAACACCATGTACGTCGCCGACCACGGTGCCCGCGCCTCCGCCGGGCAGACGTACGCGGTGGCCGAGGTGCGCGGCGACTGGACGGCGATCTGGTACCTCGGCCAGAAGGCGTGGTTCCACAACCCCGCGTCCGCACGCACCGCGCGCTGGGCCACCGGGTTCGTGGTGACCCCGAAACCGGGGAAGGCCACCATTCCGGTGTACGGGCGGGCCTACCCGGAGCAGTCCGCCTACCCGGCCGGCGTGCCCTACCAGGCGATCTCGCCACTGCAGTACACCTTCGCGGCCGGTCAGCGGTACGCACTCGGCGGGATCGTGCCGAGCGAGTACTACCGGGCGGTCACGTTCGGCGGCTCGTCCCCGGGCGACTGGACCGTCGTCCGGGGTGAGCTGCGGTACGCGCAGGTCCAGTTCGGCCACCGGATCATGTACGTCAACCTGGACGACGTGCGGATCCTGCCGTCCCCGGTCGGCGCGCCGAGGTAG
- a CDS encoding dihydrofolate reductase family protein: MGKLIVTEFVTLDGVAQAPGGPDEDRDGGFPHGGWQLALPDEGSGSAVFEQAAGMDALLLGRKTYDIFAAYWPKASAEMPFTGLLNGVPKYVASRTLTEPLAWEGSTVIAGDLAEGVAEVKDRHDRVHVIGSLDLLQSLLRLGLVDQLNLWLYPVVLGTGKRVFAAGAVPAALRLTESVTHPNGALQLTYEPAGTPTYANAAG; the protein is encoded by the coding sequence ATGGGCAAGCTGATCGTGACGGAGTTCGTGACGCTGGACGGGGTGGCGCAGGCGCCGGGAGGGCCCGACGAGGACCGCGACGGCGGCTTCCCGCACGGCGGGTGGCAGCTGGCACTGCCGGACGAGGGGTCCGGCTCGGCGGTGTTCGAGCAGGCCGCGGGGATGGACGCGCTGCTGCTGGGCCGGAAGACCTACGACATATTCGCCGCCTACTGGCCGAAGGCGTCGGCGGAGATGCCCTTCACCGGCCTGCTGAACGGGGTGCCCAAGTACGTCGCCAGCCGCACCCTGACCGAGCCCCTCGCCTGGGAGGGCTCGACGGTGATCGCCGGGGACCTGGCCGAGGGGGTGGCCGAGGTGAAGGACCGCCACGACAGGGTTCACGTGATCGGCAGCCTGGACCTGCTGCAGTCGCTGCTGCGCCTCGGCCTCGTCGACCAGCTGAACCTGTGGCTCTACCCGGTGGTGCTCGGCACCGGAAAGCGGGTGTTCGCCGCGGGCGCGGTGCCCGCGGCCCTCCGGCTCACCGAGTCGGTCACCCACCCCAACGGCGCGCTGCAACTGACGTACGAGCCGGCGGGCACCCCGACCTACGCCAACGCCGCCGGATAG
- a CDS encoding zinc metalloprotease, with the protein MGLRPHLSTRRAAGVASTTLALLLSTAAAGVVPAAAAGSAAPGGTCVEPADVHADARVKPGGAAKHEPNELTAAQVRDREADLAAALRERSVARAGAAPLAAITIPVVVHVIQENSTRARGNIPDSMINSQIAVLNQAYAGGTGGAPTAFGFQLTKINRVTNPAWYPIVYGSSAERQMKASLREGGKNTLNIYLGELSDDLLGWATFPQRKLSSSDGVVVLGESLPGGTSTNYNQGDTGTHEVGHWLNLYHTFQGGCGGQGDSVSDTPAEASPAYQCPTGRDTCTATGLDPITNFMDYTYDSCMYQFTPGQASRMLTAWNAYRAA; encoded by the coding sequence ATGGGACTTCGTCCCCACCTGTCGACCCGGCGCGCCGCCGGTGTCGCGTCGACGACCCTCGCGCTGCTGCTCAGCACCGCCGCGGCGGGCGTCGTCCCGGCCGCGGCGGCCGGGTCCGCCGCCCCGGGCGGCACCTGTGTGGAACCTGCCGACGTCCACGCGGACGCCCGCGTCAAGCCGGGCGGCGCCGCCAAGCACGAACCCAACGAGCTCACCGCCGCCCAGGTCCGGGACCGAGAGGCCGATCTGGCCGCCGCACTGCGTGAGCGCAGTGTCGCCCGGGCCGGCGCGGCCCCACTGGCCGCCATCACGATCCCGGTGGTCGTCCACGTGATCCAGGAGAACAGCACCCGCGCCCGGGGCAACATCCCCGACTCGATGATCAACTCGCAGATCGCCGTGCTCAACCAGGCGTACGCCGGCGGTACCGGCGGCGCCCCCACCGCCTTCGGATTCCAGCTCACGAAGATCAACCGGGTGACCAACCCGGCCTGGTACCCGATCGTGTACGGCTCCTCAGCCGAGCGGCAGATGAAGGCGAGCCTGCGCGAGGGCGGCAAGAACACGCTCAACATCTACCTGGGTGAACTGAGTGACGACCTGCTCGGCTGGGCGACCTTCCCGCAGCGGAAGTTGAGCAGCTCGGACGGCGTCGTCGTGCTGGGCGAGTCGCTGCCGGGCGGCACCTCGACCAATTACAACCAGGGCGACACCGGCACCCACGAGGTGGGCCACTGGCTGAACCTCTACCACACCTTCCAGGGCGGCTGCGGCGGCCAGGGCGACAGCGTCAGCGACACCCCGGCCGAGGCATCGCCCGCCTACCAGTGCCCGACCGGTCGGGACACCTGCACCGCGACCGGCCTCGACCCGATCACCAACTTCATGGACTACACGTACGACTCGTGCATGTACCAGTTCACTCCCGGGCAGGCGAGCCGCATGCTGACCGCGTGGAACGCCTACCGCGCGGCGTAG
- the dcd gene encoding dCTP deaminase: protein MLLSDRDLVSEIKAGTLGLDPFEPTLVQPSSIDVRLDRLFRVFNNHLYTHIDPAIQQDDLTSVVEVPDGEPFVLHPGEFVLASTLEVISLGDQLAGRLEGKSSLGRLGLLTHSTAGFIDPGFSGHVTLELSNVANLPITLWPGMKIGQLCIFRLSSPAEHPYGSAVYGSRYQGQRGPTPSRSWQSWRTWPTR from the coding sequence ATGCTGCTCTCCGACCGCGACCTGGTCTCCGAGATCAAGGCCGGCACGCTCGGACTGGACCCGTTCGAGCCCACCCTGGTGCAGCCGTCGAGCATCGACGTACGCCTGGACCGGCTCTTCCGGGTCTTCAACAACCACCTCTACACACACATCGATCCGGCCATCCAGCAGGATGACCTGACCTCGGTGGTGGAGGTGCCCGACGGGGAGCCGTTCGTGCTGCACCCCGGGGAGTTCGTGCTCGCCTCGACGCTCGAAGTGATCTCGCTGGGCGACCAGCTCGCCGGTCGGCTGGAGGGCAAGTCCAGCCTCGGCCGGCTCGGCCTGCTCACCCACTCGACCGCCGGTTTCATCGACCCGGGCTTCTCCGGGCACGTGACGCTGGAGCTGTCGAACGTGGCGAACCTGCCGATCACGCTCTGGCCGGGCATGAAGATCGGTCAGCTCTGCATCTTCCGGCTCTCCTCGCCCGCCGAGCACCCCTACGGCTCGGCCGTCTACGGCTCGCGCTACCAGGGGCAGCGCGGCCCCACGCCGAGCCGGTCCTGGCAGAGCTGGCGGACCTGGCCGACCCGCTGA